The proteins below come from a single Acinonyx jubatus isolate Ajub_Pintada_27869175 chromosome A1, VMU_Ajub_asm_v1.0, whole genome shotgun sequence genomic window:
- the DDX41 gene encoding probable ATP-dependent RNA helicase DDX41 has product MEDSEPERKRVRTDEATATGSRSEAEDEDDEDYVPYVPLRQRRQLLLQKLLQRRRKGAAEEELQDSGSEPRGDEDDIPLGPQSNVSLLDQHQHLKEKAEARKESAKEKQLKEEEKILESVAEGRALMSVKEMAKGITYDDPIKTSWTPPRYVLSMSEERHERVRKKYHILVEGDGIPPPIKSFKEMKFPAAILRGLKKKGIHHPTPIQIQGIPTILSGRDMIGIAFTGSGKTLVFTLPVIMFCLEQEKRLPFSKREGPYGLIICPSRELARQTHGILEYYCRLLQEDSSPLLRCALCIGGMSVKEQMETIRHGVHMMVATPGRLMDLLQKKMVSLDICRYLALDEADRMIDMGFEGDIRTIFSYFKGQRQTLLFSATMPKKIQNFAKSALVKPVTINVGRAGAASLDVIQEVEYVKEEAKMVYLLECLQKTPPPVLIFAEKKADVDAIHEYLLLKGVEAVAIHGGKDQEERTKAIEAFREGKKDVLVATDVASKGLDFPAIQHVINYDMPEEIENYVHRIGRTGRSGNTGIATTFINKACDESVLMDLKALLLEAKQKVPPVLQVLHCGDESMLDIGGERGCAFCGGLGHRITDCPKLEAMQTKQVSNIGRKDYLAHSSMDF; this is encoded by the exons ATGGAGGACTCGGAACCTGAACGGAAG CGTGTTCGCACAGATGAAGCGACTGCCACAGGAAGCCGCTCCGAGGCGGAGGATGAGGACGACGAAGACTACGTGCCTTACGTGCCTTTGCGACAGCGGCGGCAACTGTTG CTCCAGAAGCTATTGCAACGAAGGCGCAAAGGAGCTGCGGAGGAGGAGCTGCAGGACAGCGGCAGCGAGCCCCGGGGAGATGAGGACGACATCCCTCTGGGCCCACAGTCCAACGTCAGCCTCCTGGATCAGCACCAGCACCTTAAAGAGAAGGCTGAAG CTCGCAAGGAGTCTGCCAAGGAGAAGCAgctgaaagaagaggaaaagatccTGGAGAGTGTGGCAGAGGGCCGAG CTTTGATGTCAGTGAAGGAAATGGCCAAGGGAATCACATATGACGATCCAATCAAAACCAG TTGGACCCCTCCCCGTTATGTCCTGAGCATGTCTGAAGAGCGGCATGAGCGCGTGAGGAAGAAGTATCACATCCTGGTGGAAGGAGATGGTATCCCACCACCCATAAAGAGCTTCAAGGAAATGAAATTTCCTGCAG CCATCCTGAGAGGCCTGAAGAAGAAAGGCATCCACCACCCAACACCCATTCAGATCCAGGGCATCCCTACCAT CCTGTCTGGCCGTGACATGATAGGTATTGCCTTCACGGGTTCAGGCAAGACATTGGTGTTCACATTGCCTGTCATCATGTTCTGCCTGGAACAAGAAAAGAGGTTACCTTTCTCCAAGCGTGAAGGGCCCTATGGACTCATCATCTGTCCCTCA CGGGAGCTGGCCCGGCAGACCCACGGCATCCTGGAGTATTATTGCCGCCTGCTACAGGAGGATAGCTCCCCACTCCTGCGCTGCGCTCTCTGCATTGGGGGCATGTCTGTCAAAGAGCAGATGGAAACCATCCGACA TGGTGTGCATATGATGGTGGCCACCCCTGGGCGCCTCATGGATCTGCTGCAGAAGAAGATGGTCAGCCTAGACATCTGTCGCTACCTGGCTCTGGACGAGGCTGACCGCATGATTGACATGGGTTTCGAGGGCGACATCCGCACCATCTTCTCCTACTTCAAG GGCCAGCGGCAGACCCTACTTTTCAGTGCCACCATGCCTAAGAAGATTCAGAACTTTGCCAAGAGTGCCCTGGTAAAGCCTGTCACAATCAACGTGGGACGTGCTGGAGCCGCCAGCCTGGATGTCATCCAG GAGGTCGAATATGTGAAGGAAGAGGCCAAGATGGTATACCTGCTCGAGTGCCTACAGAAAACACCCCCACCC GTGCTCATCTTTGCGGAGAAGAAGGCAGATGTGGATGCCATCCACGAGTACTTGCTGCTCAAGGGGGTTGAAGCGGTGGCCATCCATGGGGGCAAAG ACCAGGAGGAACGGACCAAGGCCATCGAGGCATTCCGGGAAGGCAAGAAGGATGTCCTGGTGGCCACAGACGTAGCCTCCAAGGGCTTGGATTTCCCTGCCATCCAGCATGTCATAAATTATGACATGCCTGAGGAGATCGAGAACTACG tGCACCGTATCGGCCGTACCGGGCGCTCAGGAAACACAGGTATTGCCACGACCTTCATCAACAAGGCCTGTG ATGAGTCGGTGCTGATGGACCTCAAAGCCCTGCTGCTAGAGGCTAAGCAGAAGGTACCACCCGTGCTGCAAGTGCTACACTGTGGAGATGAGTCCATGCTGGACATTGGAG GAGAGCGTGGCTGTGCCTTCTGTGGTGGCCTGGGCCATCGAATCACGGACTGCCCCAAACTGGAGGCTATGCAGACCAAGCAGGTCAGCAACATTGGCCGCAAGGATTACCTGGCTCACAGCTCCATGGACTTCTAA
- the DOK3 gene encoding docking protein 3 produces MEPLETPIKDGILYQQHVKFGKKSWRKVWGLLYAGGPSGVARLESWEVRDGGLGPAGDRSAGPGRRGERRVIRLADCVSVLPADGENCPRDTGAFLLTTTERSHLLAAQHRQEWMGPICQLAFQGTGEYPSGSGEVEAPKRGLVPMEENSIYSSWQEEGEFPVVVQRTEAATRCQLKGPYLLVLGQDTIQLREPSSPQALYTWPYRFLRKFGSDKGVFSFEAGRRCDSGEGLFAFSSPQALDLCRAVAAAIGRQRERLPELAGPRPCPLPRATSLPSLDPPGELREVPPGPEPPSARRACLVEPGPQSLPLLLSPAPHDESAPGLYASVCKRASVPPGKAEHLYENLCMLEAGPVLPRDRDPEQEGPSRRSPLASPIYHNSEDLGWPSPAHDSSLEAQYRRLLELELDDSDEVGGSGRPSAHSGFKAKLVTLLSRERRKGPAPCDRP; encoded by the exons ATGGAGCCTCTGGAGACTCCCATCAAGGACGGCATCCTCTACCAGCAGCACGTCAAGTTTGGAAAG AAGTCCTGGCGAAAAGTATGGGGTCTGCTGTATGCAGGAGGCCCATCAGGTGTGGCACGGCTGGAAAGCTGGGAGGTCCGGGATGGTGGCCTGGGGCCAGCAGGTGACAGGTCTGCGGGACCTGGCCGACGTGGGGAACGGCGGGTCATCCGCCTGGCTGACTGCGTGTCTGTGCTGCCTGCTGATGGTGAGAACTGCCCCAGAGACACTGGTGCCTTCCTGCTCACCACCACAGAGCGCAGTCATCTACTGGCCGCACAGCATCGCCAGGAGTGGATGGGCCCCATCTGTCAGCTGGCCTTCCAG GGCACAGGAGAGTATCCCTCAGGATCAGGGGAGGTGGAGGCTCCCAAGAGGGGCCTGGTCCCCATGGAGGAGAATTCCATCTACTCCTCCTGGCAGGAAG AGGGCGAGTTTCCAGTAGTGGTACAGAGGACGGAGGCTGCCACCCGCTGCCAGCTGAAGGGGCCCTACCTCCTGGTGCTAGGCCAAGACACCATCCAGCTAAGGGAGccctccagcccccaggcccTCTACACCTGGCCCTATCGCTTCCTGCGCAAGTTCGGCTCTGACAAG GGCGTGTTCTCCTTTGAAGCCGGCCGCCGCTGTGACTCTGGCGAGGGCCTCTTCGCCTTCAGCAGCCCTCAAGCCCTCGACCTGTGCAGGGCTGTGGCTGCTGCCATTGGCCGCCAGCGGGAGCGGCTGCCAGAGCTGGCTGGGCCCCGGCCCTGTCCCCTGCCTCGGGCCACCTCCCTGCCTTCACTGGACCCACCAGGAGAGCTACGGGAGGTGCCCCCGGGGCCCGAGCCACCCAGCGCCCGGAGGGCGTGCCTGGTTGAGCCTGGGCCCCAGAGCCTACCCCTACTGCTGAGCCCGGCACCCCATGATGAGTCGGCACCTGGGCTCTATGCCTCAGTGTGCAAGCGAGCCAGCGTGCCCCCAGGCAAGGCTGAGCACCTCTATGAGAACCTGTGCATGCTGGAGGCAGGTCCTGTGCTGCCCAGGGATAGGGACCCGGAGCAGGAGGGTCCCAGCCGCCGCAGCCCCCTGGCCAGCCCCATCTACCATAACAGTGAGGACTTGGGTTGGCCTAGCCCTGCCCACGACAGCAGCCTGGAGGCCCAGTACCGGAGGCTGCTGGAACTGGAGCTGGATGACAGTGATGAGGTGGGGGGCTCTGGCCGCCCCAGTGCTCACTCAGGCTTCAAGGCCAAGCTAGTGACGCTGCTGAGCCGTGAGCGGAGGAAGGGCCCAGCCCCCTGCGACCGGCCCTGA